Proteins encoded by one window of Nicotiana tabacum cultivar K326 chromosome 10, ASM71507v2, whole genome shotgun sequence:
- the LOC107781172 gene encoding UDP-arabinose 4-epimerase 1 — protein sequence MDFVELKRRSSTSQKLLLLAGIAAICFLIFRNSSGFSTSVKFSQHEPGVTHVLVTGGAGYIGSHAVLRLLKDSYRVTIVDNLSRGNMGAVKALQELFPEPGRLQFIYADLGDGAAVNKIFSQNAFDAVMHFAAVAYVGESTQEPLRYYHNITSNTLLLVKAMATHGVKTLIYSSTCATYGEPEKMPITEETPQAPINPYGKAKKMAEDIILDYSKTSDMAIMILRYFNVIGSDPEGRLGEAPRPELREQGRISGACFDAARGIIPGLKIRGVDYNTPDGTCVRDYIDVTDLIDAHVKALEHAKPSKVGIYNVGTGKGSSVKQFVEACKRATGVDIKIDYLSRRPGDYAEVYSDPSKIRRELNWIARYSLEESLAIAWRWQKVHRNGYN from the exons ATGGATTTTGTGGAGTTAAAGAGAAGGAGCAGCACTTCCCAGAAACTGCTCTTGCTTGCTGGCATTGCTGCAATTTGTTTTCTTATATTCAGAAATTCATCTGGTTTTAGTACCTCCGTCAAG TTTTCTCAACACGAACCTGGTGTAACTCATGTATTAGTGACTGGAGGTGCTGGCTATATAGGTTCTCATGCTGTACTTAGACTCCTAAAAGATTCATACCGTGTAACTATTGTG GACAACCTTTCACGTGGAAACATGGGTGCTGTAAAAGCTCTCCAAGAACTATTTCCCGAGCCAGGGCGTCTTCAGTTTATTTATGCTGATCTGGGAGATGGTGCTGCT GTTAACAAGATTTTCTCACAAAATGCATTTGATGCTGTGATGCATTTTGCAGCTGTTGCATATGTTGGTGAAAGTACTCAAGAACCGCTTAG GTATTATCATAACATCACATCAAATACTCTGCTTCTAGTTAAGGCAATGGCAACACATGGTGTAAAGACGCTAATCTATTCAAGTACCTGTGCAACATATGGAGAGCCTGAGAAAATGCCTATTACAGAAGAGACGCCACAA GCCCCAATAAATCCATAtggaaaagcaaagaaaatggCTGAAGATATCATACTGGACTACTCAAAGACTTCAGATATGGCTATCATGATATTAAG GTACTTCAATGTGATTGGCTCGGACCCTGAAGGAAGGTTAGGAGAAGCTCCACGACCAGAATTACGTGAGCAAGGTCGGATATCTGGTGCTTGTTTTGATGCAGCCAGGGGTATAATTCCAGGATTGAAG ATAAGAGGAGTAGATTACAACACACCTGATGGCACTTGTGTAAGAGACTATATCGATGTGACTGATCTAATTGATGCTCATGTTAAAGCTCTCGAACATGCAAAACCAAGCAAAGTTGGCATCTACAATGTCGGGACTGGAAAAG GTAGTTCAGTGAAACAATTTGTGGAAGCTTGTAAAAGGGCAACAGGAGTGGACATAAAGATTGATTATCTCAGTAGACGTCCAGGAGACTACGCTGAAGTCTACAGCGATCCTTCTAAAATTAGGCGCGAACTGAACTGGATAGCAAGGTATTCACTTGAGGAGAGTTTAGCCATAGCATGGAGATGGCAAAAGGTACACAGAAATGGTTACAACTAA
- the LOC107781175 gene encoding heat shock 70 kDa protein 17, with product MLFRIGIILSLFLLLTPIPCQSAVSSIDLGSEWFKVAVVNLKPGQPPISIAINEMSKRKTPSLVAFHAGSRLIGEEASGIVARYPNKVYSHLRDLISKTFPHVSKTLESLYLSYDISPEESRNVAVFKTENGDFTAEELVAMLLKYALGLAEAHTRGTPVKDAVVTVPPYMGVAERKGLLVAAELAGINVLALVNEHSGAALQYGIDKDFSNGSRHVIFYDMGAGSTYAALVYFSAYNTKEFGKTVSANQFQVKDVRWDAELGGEHMELRLVEYFADEFNKQLGNGVDIRKSPKAMAKLKKQVKRTKEILSANTAAPISVESIYDDRDFRSSITREKFEELCEDLWEKALVPLKEVLIHSGLKVEDIDAVELIGGATRVPKLQAKLQEFLGRKELDRHLDSDEAIALGASLHAANISDGIKLNRKLGMIDGSPYGYVIEVDGPDLPKDESTKQLIIPRMKKLPSKMFRSIVHNKDFEVSLAYESDDFLPPGTPSLTFAQYAVSGLADASEKYASRNLSAPIKANLHFSLSRSGIFSLDRADAVIEITEWVEVPRKNLTVDNSTSASTNTSTESSPSNTEESSEKLNADDGNSNNSDPSANDSSTTSLSTEKKLKKRTFRVPLKIDEKTAGPGASLSKESFNEAKSKLEALDKKDEERRRTAELKNSLEGYIYDTRDKLESEDFAKISTSQERQSFIEKLDEVQEWLYTDGEDASATQFQKRLDELKAIGDPIFFRHNELTARPAASDHARKYLNEVQQIVRGWETNKSWLPKGRIDEVLKEAEKVKNWLNQKEAEQKDTPGFNKPAFTSEEVYEKVLDLQDKVTKVNRIPKPKPKIEKPMKNETESSGEKADAANSSSEEGASQKEQTTSDAEKPSTDGKADAQSKDHESDHDEL from the exons ATGTTATTCCGAATAGGGATAATCCTATCCTTGTTTTTGCTGCTCACTCCAATTCCATGTCAATCCGCAGTCTCAAGCATAGATCTGGGATCCGAATGGTTCAAAGTCGCCGTGGTCAACTTAAAACCCGGTCAACCACCTATTTCAATCGCGATTAACGAAATGTCCAAACGGAAAACTCCGTCGCTCGTCGCATTTCATGCCGGCAGTCGCCTCATCGGCGAAGAAGCTTCTGGAATCGTCGCTCGTTATCCCAACAAGGtttactcccatctccgtgatCTAATATCAAAAACCTTTCCGCACGTGTCcaaaaccctagaatctctctactTAAGTTATGATATTTCCCCCGAGGAATCGAGAAATGTGGCGGTTTTTAAGACGGAGAATGGTGATTTCACGGCGGAGGAGCTTGTAGCAATGTTGTTGAAGTATGCCCTCGGATTGGCGGAGGCTCATACGCGGGGAACGCCTGTGAAGGATGCGGTGGTGACTGTGCCGCCATATATGGGAGTGGCAGAGAGGAAAGGGCTGCTTGTTGCGGCAGAATTGGCCGGTATCAATGTGTTGGCGCTTGTGAATGAACATTCTGGTGCAGCATTGCAGTATGGGATTGATAAAGATTTTTCGAACGGGTCGAGGCATGTGATATTCTATGATATGGGTGCGGGTAGTACCTATGCTGCCTTGGTCTACTTCTCTGCTTATAATACTAAGGAGTTTGGGAAGACCGTATCAGCTAACCAATTTCAG GTCAAGGATGTTAGATGGGATGCGGAGCTGGGAGGGGAACATATGGAATTAAGATTGGTGGAGTACTTTGCAGATGAGTTCAATAAACAACTTGGAAATGGGGTTGACATAAGGAAATCCCCAAAGGCAATGGCGAAGCTAAAGAAACAAGTTAAGCGAACAAAGGAAATTCTTAGTGCAAACACAGCTGCTCCAATATCAGTTGAATCTATTTATGACGATCGGGATTTTAG GAGCTCAATAACTCGTGAGAAGTTTGAAGAGTTATGTGAAGATTTGTGGGAAAAAGCTCTTGTACCTTTAAAGGAAGTTCTTATACATTCTGGTTTGAAAGTGGAAGATATTGATGCAGTGGAGTTGATTGGAGGTGCCACCAGGGTGCCAAAATTGCAG GCTAAGCTtcaagaatttcttggaaggaaAGAACTGGACAGACATTTGGACTCTGATGAAGCAATTGCACTTGGTGCCTCGTTGCATGCTGCAAATATAAGTGATGGAATCAAATTGAATCGTAAATTGGGGATGATTGATGGTTCTCCGTATGGATATGTGATTGAAGTGGACGGTCCAGATCTTCCCAAAGATGAAAGCACCAAACAGTTGATCATACCACGTATGAAGAAACTACCCAGCAAG ATGTTCAGATCCATTGTTCATAATAAGGATTTTGAAGTTTCACTAGCGTATGAAAGTGATGACTTCTTGCCACCTGGGACTCCTTCGCTTACCTTTGCTCAGTATGCAGTGTCAGGTCTTGCTGATGCTAGCGAAAA GTATGCATCGCGGAATCTTTCTGCCCCCATCAAGGCTAATCTGCATTTCTCCCTTAGTAGAAGTGGAATATTTTCATTAGATCGAGCGGATGCTGTTATTGAAATAACTGAATGGGTAGAAGTACCACGGAAGAATCTGACAGTGGACAACTCAACCTCTGCTTCAACAAATACATCAACTGAAAGTAGCCCCAGTAATACAGAGGAAAGCAGTGAAAAATTGAATGCAGATGACGGTAACAGTAATAACTCCGATCCTAGTGCGAACGATTCTAGCACCACAAGTCTTAGCACAGAGAAGAAGCTGAAGAAACGGACGTTCCGAGTTCCACTTAAG ATTGACGAGAAGACTGCTGGGCCAGGAGCATCTCTTTCGAAAGAGTCCTTTAATGAAGCTAAAAGCAAACTAGAAGCACTGGacaaaaaagatgaagaaagaagaagaactgCAGAATTGAAGAATAGCTTGGAAGGATACATATATGACACAAGAGACAAG CTTGAATctgaagattttgcaaaaatttcGACCAGTCAAGAGCGTCAATCATTTATTGAGAAACTTGATGAG GTACAAGAATGGTTGTACACTGATGGTGAAGATGCTTCTGCTACCCAGTTTCAAAAACGTTTAGATGAGTTGAAAGCTATTGGTGATCCCATATTTTTTAG ACATAATGAACTTACTGCACGCCCTGCTGCATCTGATCATGCTCGAAAATACCTTAATGAAGTGCAACAG ATTGTGCGTGGATGGGAAACAAACAAATCTTGGCTTCCTAAGGGAAGAATAGATGAG GTTTTAAAAGAAGCTGAGAAAGTGAAGAATTGGTTAAATCAGAAGGAGGCTGAACAGAAAGA CACTCCTGGATTCAACAAGCCTGCATTTACTTCTGAAGAAGTATATGAAAAGGTTCTCGATCTTCAAGACAAG GTTACCAAGGTAAATAGAATACCTAAACCGAAGCCAAAGATTGAGAAGCCAATGAAAAATGAAACTGAAAGCAGCGGGGAGAAAGCAGACGCTGCCAATTCCTCTTCAGAGGAGGGTGCCTCCCAGAAAGAACAAACAACTTCAGATGCAGAGAAGCCATCCACCGATGGAAAAGCCGATGCCCAGTCTAAAGATCATGAATCAGACCATGATGAGTTATGA